In the Haliaeetus albicilla chromosome 7, bHalAlb1.1, whole genome shotgun sequence genome, one interval contains:
- the LOC138686035 gene encoding feather keratin Cos1-1/Cos1-3/Cos2-1-like, giving the protein MIKASPAPHSLIHFSCLHLLGSQVHLQPHDMSCCDQCQPCQPCGPTPLANSCNEPCVRQCQNSTVVIEPSPVVVTLPGPILSSFPQNTVVGSSTSAAVGSILSCDGVPINSGCCDLSCITSRYCGRRCPPC; this is encoded by the exons ATGATaaaagccagcccagctcctcacTCTCTCATCCACTTCTCTTGCCTCCATCTCCTTGGAAGTCAG gTACACCTCCAGCCCCACGACATGTCCTGCTGTGAccagtgccagccctgccagccctgcggccCGACCCCGCTGGCCAACAGCTGCAAtgagccctgtgtcaggcagtgccagaACTCCACCGTCGTCATTGAGCCCTCTcccgtggtggtgaccctgcccggccccatcctcagctccttcccgcaGAACACCGTTGTGGGCTCCTCCACCTCCGCTGCTGTtggcagcatcctcagctgTGACGGAGTGCCCATCAACTCTGGGTGCTGTGACCTCTCCTGCATCACCAGCCGCTACTGCGGTAGAAGGTGCCCCCCCTGCTAA